A genomic segment from Ruficoccus amylovorans encodes:
- the bioA gene encoding adenosylmethionine--8-amino-7-oxononanoate transaminase — MTPVDENRTERVDRLDGVHAWHPFTQMSEHRAHPRLFIERGEGCWLYDTEGNRYLDGNASIWTNVHGHNDPDLNAALVGQLERIAHSTTLGLAHPTGTRLSEKLASIAPEGLQRVFYSDNGSNAVEIALKLSFQYWQLAGQPEKTGVIALNGAYHGDTFGTMSVGDSGGFHGRFSPWCFPADRVPAPVCDEAGGIVHASDMSASLARLDELLAEKAATTACLIMEPWVQGSAGMRLQPRGFLKEVAARCRRAGVHLILDEVFVGFGRVGPMLVCREEGVEPDFLCLAKGLTAGYLPLAATLTTEAVFEAFLGRFEEYKAFYHGHTFTGNPLGAAVAHKSIEKIEARMADGRHAETLAAFEAAVLNYGLGSGLFPVVRQRGLLAALELPARPVAERTGLKVALEARKHGLIARALGDTLLVVPPLVISSDEIEFLFQQLTRATQIVLNASPSPTGA, encoded by the coding sequence ATGACGCCTGTTGACGAGAATCGGACTGAACGTGTGGACCGCCTGGACGGTGTGCACGCCTGGCATCCGTTCACGCAGATGAGCGAGCATAGGGCGCACCCGCGGCTCTTTATCGAGCGGGGCGAGGGCTGCTGGCTTTACGATACCGAGGGCAACCGCTACCTCGATGGTAACGCCTCCATCTGGACCAACGTCCACGGCCACAACGACCCCGACCTCAACGCCGCCCTCGTCGGCCAACTCGAACGCATTGCCCACAGCACGACGCTCGGGCTGGCGCACCCGACCGGCACCCGCTTGAGCGAAAAGCTCGCCTCCATCGCGCCTGAAGGGTTGCAACGGGTTTTTTACAGCGACAACGGTTCCAACGCGGTCGAGATCGCCCTAAAGCTTTCCTTCCAGTACTGGCAGCTCGCCGGTCAGCCGGAAAAGACCGGCGTCATCGCGCTCAACGGGGCCTACCACGGCGACACCTTCGGGACCATGTCGGTGGGCGACAGCGGCGGCTTTCACGGGCGCTTCAGCCCGTGGTGCTTCCCGGCGGACCGCGTGCCCGCGCCCGTCTGCGACGAGGCCGGCGGGATCGTTCACGCCTCCGACATGAGCGCCAGCCTGGCCCGGCTGGACGAACTTCTGGCTGAAAAAGCCGCCACCACCGCCTGCCTCATCATGGAGCCCTGGGTGCAGGGCTCGGCGGGAATGCGCTTGCAGCCGCGCGGTTTTCTCAAGGAAGTGGCCGCGCGTTGCCGCCGGGCGGGAGTCCACCTCATTCTCGACGAGGTCTTTGTCGGCTTTGGGCGGGTGGGGCCGATGCTGGTCTGCCGTGAGGAGGGCGTGGAGCCGGATTTCCTCTGCCTGGCCAAGGGCCTGACCGCCGGTTACCTGCCGCTGGCCGCGACCCTCACGACCGAGGCCGTTTTCGAGGCTTTCCTCGGGCGCTTCGAGGAGTACAAGGCCTTTTACCACGGCCACACCTTTACCGGCAATCCGCTCGGGGCCGCCGTCGCCCACAAGAGCATTGAAAAAATCGAGGCCCGCATGGCCGACGGCCGCCACGCCGAGACGCTGGCCGCCTTCGAGGCCGCCGTCCTCAACTACGGGCTCGGTTCGGGCTTGTTCCCGGTCGTGCGCCAGCGCGGCCTGCTCGCGGCGCTGGAGCTTCCGGCCCGGCCCGTGGCCGAGCGCACCGGGCTCAAGGTCGCCCTGGAGGCGCGCAAGCACGGGCTCATTGCCCGCGCCCTCGGCGACACCCTGCTGGTGGTCCCGCC